In Janthinobacterium agaricidamnosum NBRC 102515 = DSM 9628, the DNA window GTTCGCCGGAAGGCGAGCTGGCGCTGGGGCAGGCGGTGATTTACCTGGCGATCGCGGCGAAAAGCAATGCCGGCTATAACGCGTTTAATACCGCGATGGCGTTTGTCAAAAAGGATAAATCCAAGGAGGTGCCGGTGCATTTGCGCAATGCGCCGACCAAGCTGATGAAGGAATTGGGCTACGGCCACGCGTATCGCTACGCGCATGATGAACCGGATGCGTATGCCGCCGGCGAAACGTATTTCCCGGACGGCATGCCGGAGCCGGGCTGGTACCAACCGGTGCCGCGCGGCCTGGAAAGCAAGATCGCCGACAAGCTGGCGTGGCTGCGCGAACTGGACCGCAAGGCCGGCAAGGGCTGAGCTTGACGCAGGTTTAAGCGGCAATGCCGAGCAAGGCAAAACCGTCGTCTTGCGGCCGGTAATCGAGCAGCGTGCGGGTGTGGTCGATCGACAGGCGCTTATAGCGGTTGTCCGATACGCCGTGCACCACGTGGTAGCCCTGCACGTCAGCGCGGATGCAGCAGGCCAGCAAATGCACCACGTCGCGCTCGCTGATGAAGGCGGCCACGTCGCGCGGGCTGTGCTGCTGGCCCGGCTGGAAGTCGGCCACGTTGGCGATACGCACGGCGATTGCCGCCATGCCGGTCTGGGCGGCAAACGCCGACGCCACGCCTTCGCCGAAAACCTTGCTCGCGCCATACATATTCCTGGCCCTGGGCGCCATGGTTTCGCTGACTTGCACATCCAGCGGATACGCTTCGACCGCTTGTGCGCTGCTGGCGAATACCACCCGTTTGCAACCTTGCTGCGCTGCTGCCTGGAAAATATTGTAGGTGCCGATGATGTTGGCTTGCAGCAGGTCGGCATGGAAATCGGCGTCCGCGTGCGGCATGCCGGCCAGATGCAATACCACGTCGATATCCTTGCAGGCATCCAGGCAAGCGGGGTAGTCGGACACATCGAGTTGCCGGCTGTCGCAAGGCGCGTCCGCCAGCTTTGCCGTATGCAGGTCGGCCAGCCTCAGCGCGAATGTCTGGTGCTCGCTTTTCCAGAACATGCCGCCGATGCTGCCGGCCGCGCCGGTGACCAGCACCCGGATCTCCGGTGCTTGCTTTGCCGGCGTCGTCATGCGATGCCGCCGATCAATGGCGATGGATGGCGATGCCACGGCTGCCTTGCCTGGGCGGCGGGGTGAAAGCGGATGCGACCGCTGCCGATCGCTTCCACCAGGATCAAGCCCTGATTGGGAATCGTGTAGCGGCTGCCGGGCCGCAGCAGGATATCGCTGGCCTGGCCGTAGGCGGTCAGCCAGACTTTTCCGGAAAGGCATTCAATCACGCCCTGGTGCGCTTTTTCCAGCCGTAATGGCTGGTTTTCCCGCAGTTCATACTCTGTTGTATCGTGTTGCATGGCGCTACTCCCGGCTGTTCAGACATGTCTCCAGCATAGGCACTCGGCGACGAACAGAACAGATGCAATAAAATGATATTGTGATCGTCACAGTTGTCTTTCGTTTAAACTGTTATCGTCAAAATAATCGCCGACTGTATCTGTGCCGCTGCGCGGGTCTTGAGTCACAATCTGCTATGTCTACTTCCATCACTTTGTACGAGCACCTGGCCGATGAATTGGGCGCGTTGATCCACAGCCGCGTGTTTGCACCGGGCGACCGCTTGCCGTCGATACGCCATCTGGCGCAGCAAAAGCGGCTGTCGGTCAGCACCGTGATGCAAGCCTTCCGCCTGATGGAAGACCGTGGCCAGGTCGACGCCAGGCCGCAAGCCGGTTATTACGTGCGCCACCGCATCAGCGGGTTTGCTGCCATGCATGAACCTGAGCGGCCGTTGACCGAGCCGGCTTTTGTCGGCATCAATAATCTGTTGATGCGTGTGTTGAGCGCCAACGAAAAACCGAATATGGTGCAACTGGGCACCGCCTGGCCGCCCGACGAAATGTTGCCGATCAAGCGCATGCAGCGCATCGTCAGCGCGGTGGCGCGGCGCGAGCCGGGCTTGCTGA includes these proteins:
- a CDS encoding NAD-dependent epimerase/dehydratase family protein: MTTPAKQAPEIRVLVTGAAGSIGGMFWKSEHQTFALRLADLHTAKLADAPCDSRQLDVSDYPACLDACKDIDVVLHLAGMPHADADFHADLLQANIIGTYNIFQAAAQQGCKRVVFASSAQAVEAYPLDVQVSETMAPRARNMYGASKVFGEGVASAFAAQTGMAAIAVRIANVADFQPGQQHSPRDVAAFISERDVVHLLACCIRADVQGYHVVHGVSDNRYKRLSIDHTRTLLDYRPQDDGFALLGIAA
- a CDS encoding DUF2917 domain-containing protein; translation: MQHDTTEYELRENQPLRLEKAHQGVIECLSGKVWLTAYGQASDILLRPGSRYTIPNQGLILVEAIGSGRIRFHPAAQARQPWHRHPSPLIGGIA